Proteins co-encoded in one Osmerus mordax isolate fOsmMor3 chromosome 11, fOsmMor3.pri, whole genome shotgun sequence genomic window:
- the lrfn1 gene encoding leucine-rich repeat and fibronectin type III domain-containing protein 1 — MERLLLCVLLGAALVEGYSCPGRCICQHLSPTLTLLCAKTGLLFVPPAIDRKTVELRLTDNFITIIRNKDFLNMTSLVHLTLSRNTISQITPHAFGGLRALRALHMDGNRLSVIRSDHFKGLVNLRHLILGNNQIHHVAPTSFDEFVSTIEDLDLSNNNLRSLPWEAIARMTNINTLTLDHNLIDHIGAGTFTLLTKLVRLDMTSNRLQKLPPDSLFQHAQVLSDTQGSNPSSLAVSFGGNPLHCNCELLWLRRLTREDDLETCASPDNLMDKYFWSIQEEEFMCEPPLITKHLASKPYVMEGQGVTLKCKAMGDPDPAIHWRSPDGKLVHNNSRTILYDNGTLEILITTLKDSGAFNCVASNAAGIATAAVEINMIPLPLFVNNTGHMREADPGLSDITTSSKSGNDTKGHDKHQDKRVVVADLTSSTAVIRWPSERHIPGIRMYQIQYNSTADDTLVYRMIPSTSKTFLINDLAAGREYDLCVLAVYDDGITSLTATRVVGCVQFHTASEVSQCRFIHSQFLGGTMIIIIGGIIVASVLVFIIILMIRYKAYSGPEDGKTKVSLSMHSQTNGSQHRLQHSTSKQPSEEDHRDAKECMALVLRVDSEKREDPGATTAILEVELPPLTKERMKRRTSLDTQQRSGPPSEDTQTDSSLTGSTMSLCLIGPNAGTKEAPRLKDKKGALANMGLLPNELARTRHRFSFDGGDYSIFQSHSYPRRARTRRHKSTNQLNMESSPLANRRVTFSSTEWMLESTV, encoded by the exons ATGGAGCGGTTGCTTCTGTGCGTGCTACTTGGAGCAGCCTTGGTGGAGGGCTATAGCTGCCCAGGCCGCTGTATCTGCCAgcacctctctcccaccctgacCCTGCTCTGTGCCAAGACAGGCTTGCTCTTCGTGCCCCCCGCCATCGACCGCAAGACGGTGGAGCTGCGTCTCACAGACaacttcatcaccatcatccgCAATAAAGACTTTTTGAACATGACCAGCCTGGTCCACCTCACCCTGTCCAGGAACACCATCAGCCAGATCACCCCCCATGCCTTCGGGGGCCTCCGGGCCCTGAGAGCTCTTCACATGGATGGTAACCGCCTCAGTGTCATAAGGAGCGACCACTTCAAAGGCCTGGTCAACCTGCGTCACCTCATACTGGGAAACAACCAGATCCACCATGTGGCCCCCACCTCTTTCGACGAATTTGTGTCCACCATCGAGGATCTGGATCTGTCCAACAACAACCTGAGATCTCTGCCCTGGGAGGCAATCGCCCGGATGACCAACATCAACACCCTCACGCTGGACCACAACCTGATAGACCACATTGGAGCAGGGACCTTTACCCTCCTCACCAAGCTGGTGCGGCTGGACATGACCTCCAACCGGCTGCAGAAGCTGCCTCCGGACAGTCTGTTCCAGCACGCCCAGGTGCTGTCCGACACCCAGGGCTCCAACCCATCCTCCCTGGCCGTAAGCTTCGGAGGGAACCCTCTCCACTGCAACTGTGAGCTGCTGTGGCTGCGGAGACTGACCCGGGAGGACGACCTGGAGACTTGCGCCTCACCAGACAACCTCATGGACAAGTACTTCTGGTCCATACAGGAGGAGGAGTTCATGTGCGAGCCCCCTCTGATTACCAAGCACCTGGCTTCCAAACCCTACGTCATGGAGGGTCAAGGTGTCACCCTCAAGTGTAAAGCTATGGGAGACCCCGACCCTGCCATTCACTGGCGCTCCCCCGACGGCAAGCTGGTCCACAACAACTCGCGTACCATCCTGTATGACAACGGCACCCTGGAGATCCTGATCACCACCCTGAAAGACAGTGGCGCTTTCAACTGCGTGGCCTCCAACGCCGCCGGCATCGCCACGGCCGCCGTGGAGATCAACATGATACCGCTGCCTCTGTTTGTCAACAACACGGGCCACATGCGCGAGGCCGATCCAGGCCTCTCTGACATCACCACTTCCTCCAAGTCTGGCAACGACACCAAGGGTCACGACAAGCACCAGGACAAgagggtggtggtggctgaTCTCACTTCATCCACGGCTGTGATCCGGTGGCCGTCGGAGCGCCACATCCCCGGCATAAGGATGTACCAGATCCAGTATAACAGCACTGCAGACGACACCCTGGTGTACAG GATGATCCCGTCCACCAGCAAGACCTTCCTGATTAACGACTTGGCCGCGGGGCGGGAATACGACCTGTGTGTGCTGGCGGTGTACGATGACGGCATCACCTCATTAACGGCCACTCGTGTGGTGGGCTGCGTCCAGTTTCACACCGCCAGTGAGGTCAGCCAGTGCCGTTTCATCCACAGCCAGTTCCTGGGAGGCACCATGATCATTATCATCGGTGGGATCATCGTGGCTTCGGTGCTGGTGTTCATCATCATCCTTATGATTCGCTACAAGGCCTACAGCGGTCCCGAGGACGGCAAGACCAAGGTCAGCCTCAGCATGCACTCCCAGACCAACGGCAGCCAGCACAGACTCCAACACTCCACCTCAAAACAGCCTTCTGAGGAGGATCACCGCGATGCCAAGGAGTGCATGGCCCTGGTGCTCCGGGTGGACAGCGAGAAGAGGGAGGACCCTGGGGCTACCACAGCCATCCTGGAGGTGGAGCTGCCTCCGCTGaccaaggagaggatgaagaggaggaccaGCCTGGACACTCAGCAGCGCTCCGGCCCCCCCTCTGAGGACACGCAGACGGACAGCAGCCTGACGGGCTCCACCATGTCCCTGTGTCTGATCGGCCCCAACGCCGGCACCAAGGAAGCCCCCCGGCTGAAGGACAAGAAGGGTGCCCTCGCCAACATGGGGCTTCTCCCTAACGAGCTTGCACGAACTAGGCACAGGTTCTCCTTCGACGGGGGGGATTATTCCATATTTCAGAGCCACAGCTACCCCCGCAGAGCAAGGACGAGGAGGCACAAGTCAACCAACCAGCTCAACATGGAATCCTCGCCACTCGCCAACCGCAGAGTCACTTTCAGCAGCACGGAGTGGATGCTTGAGAGCACGGTCTGA